Part of the Spinacia oleracea cultivar Varoflay chromosome 5, BTI_SOV_V1, whole genome shotgun sequence genome, TCTAAGATGGGATTTTGTGGCATTTCATGTCTCTTGGAAATATTACCCGTTCTTTGACAACGATCACAAGACTTGACAAATGCCCAAGCATCCCGAAAAAGGGTAGGCCACCACAACATACATTGAAGAATCTTGGAAGCGGTTCTATCACCTCCCATATGCCCACCACAAGGGGAGGAGTGGCACATACGAAGAACACTAGGGAACTCCTCATCCGGGACACACCTCCTTAAAAGGCCATCCGGGCACCGTCTCAACAATGTGGGCTCATCCCAACTATAGCGCCTAGCATCATACTTCAACTTGCGGCGTCCTTGAGTTGTGAGATCGTCGGGGATCGCCCCACAAGCCAAGTAATTCACAATGTCAACAAACCAAGGGAGTTGGGAACTCTCAACCATGTACAAGGTATCATCTCTCAAAGCATCCTCAATTGGCACATCATCCGGAGCCTCACTCCCAAGTTCTAGCCTAGATAGGTGGTCGGCCACCACATTCTCGGCTCCTTTTTATCTCTAATCTCGATGTCAAATTCTTGAAGGAGGAGTACCCAACGAATGAGTCTCGGTTTGGCCTCTTTTTTCGCCATAAGATATCGAATAGCCGCATGATCCGTGTACACAATTATCTTTGACCCTACCAAATAGGTCCTAAACTTTTCAAAGGCATGCACAATGGCGAGAAATTCCTTCTCGGTCGTGGTGTAGTTGACTTGTGCTTGATTAAGAGTCTTAGACATATAATGGATCACATGAAGCTTTTTATCTTTTCGTTGACCAAGGACTCCCCCAACCGAGAAATCACTTGCGTCACACATCAACTCGAAGGAAGAGACCAATCCGGAGCTTGAACTATAGGAGTAGAAATAAGGGCAACCTTGATTGTGTTGAAGGCCTTGAGACACGCGGCATCAAAGTGAAAGTCACATTCCTTTTGGAGGAGGTTTGTGAGAGGTCGAGCAATCAATGAAAAGTCTTTAATGAACCGCCTATAGAATCCGGCATGCCCAAGAAAGGACCGGATCCCCTTAACATTCACCGGGGGAGGCAACTTCTCTATGACTTCGATTTTCGCTCTATCTACCTCTATACCATGGTGAGAGACCTTGTGCCCTAGAACAATTCCTTCCTCCACCATGAAGTGGAATTTTTCCCAATTGAGCACCAAGTTAACCTTTTCAAACCTCTCAAGACACTTTCCAAGATTGATGGGGCACTCATCATAACAAGAACCCCCCCACCGAGAAGTCGTCCATGAACACTTCCATTTCTTCCTCGAGAATGTCACCAAAGATACTCATCATACACCTTTGGAATGTCCCGGGGGCATTTCAAAGCCCGAAAGGCATCCTCCTATAGGCAAATATCCCATAAGGGCAAGTAAATGTAGTTTTCTCTCGGTCTTCCAGGTTTATGGGAATTTGGAAAAACCTGAATACCCATCAAGAAAGCTAAAATACCTGTGTTTGGTTAGCCGTTCAAGCATTTAATCAATAAATGGTAAAGGAAAGTGGTCCTTTTTTGTAGAAAGATTGAGTTGGCGATAGTCGATACACATGCGCCACCCGGTTATGGTCCGGGTGGAAATGAGCTCTCCAAGTGCATTCTtcactaccgtcatcccaccCTTCTTGGGGACAACATGGACCGGGGATACCCATCGACTATTTGAAATAGGATAGATAATCCCGGCCGCCAAAAGTTTCATGATTTCCTTCTTAACCACCTCTCCCATAGGTGGATTAAGTTTTCTTTGCCTTTCACGATGTGGGACGGCATCGTCCTCAAGCTCGATATGATGCATGCAAAGTGTTGGGCTAACACCTTTCAAATCATCAATGGTGTAGCCCAAATCCCTTTGATGATGTTTCAAAACAGTAGTGAGCTTGAGCACTTGCTCGTCGACCAAAGAAGAGTTGATAATAACGGCGTAAGAAGAATTTTGACCAAGAAAGACGTACCTTAAGCTCGAAGGTAGAGGTTTTAGCTCTACCTTAGGAGCTTCCTTACCAATTCGGCATTCATGATTATCCGAAGCTTCATTTCGATCAAGCACAATCAAGCATTGCTCCGATTGAGCGCAAGGTGAGGTAGAATCCAATAGTTCCTTGTAGTTGGCCTCTTCAACCCCTAAATCACCTAAGCTTTCTCTATTCAAAAGATCACACTCAAGTGGATCGTTAGTAGTGAGCAAGTGCTCATGCATGTCATACACTAAGGATCAAAAGAGTCGACCAAGAAACATTTCGCATTAGTAGAACTAGGATAACTCATAGCCTTGTTCaagtaaaagaacaaactatccTTCCCAACTTTCAAAGTAATTTATCCCTTGCTTGACATCAATAATAGCCCCCGCCGTGGCCAAAAATGGGCGACCAAGAATAATGGGGACATGCACGCTCATCTATGTCTAGGACCACAAAATTGACGGGGATCACAAATCCACCAACTCTCAAGGGTACATCCTCAATCTTGCCAATAGGGTATTTGACCGAACGGTCGGCAAGTTGCAATGTAATGTTGGTTGGGATAAGATAACCAACTTCAAGCTTGGTATACACCGAATAAGGCATTAGACTAACACTAGCACCCAAATCACACAAAgcattgcttatttcaagcgtcttaatagcacaagggatagaaaaactacTCGGGTCTTTGAGTTTGGGTGGCATTTGGTTAAGAATAATAGCACTACAATTTTCGGTGAGTTTCACTATCTCCTTTACATCACAATCTCGCTTCCCACTCAAGATTTCCTTAAGAAATCTTGAGTAGGTTGGCATTTGTTTTAACGCATTCGTAAAGGGGATAGTGATATGCAATTTTCGAAGAACATCAAGGAATTTTGAGAATTGCACATCTAACTTGTGCCTTATGAATCTTTGGGGGTAGGGAAGTTTAGGAGTGGGGAGAGGTAGAAGAGTTGCCTCTTCTGGTATAGGAGTATCTCCCACATCATCCATGGGAGGCTCCTCTTCTACCACATCATTGTCGATAGACTCAACGACTCCCTCTTGATCCTTCCCATTGGACTTATAAACCTTATTATCTCTAGGAACATCATCTAAAATTCtcccactccttgtcactaTTGCATTCATTTGCTTTGGAACTTGACTTTGGGGTGAGAGACTAGCATGCACATGATGTTCCTTAATGGTATTAGCAAGTTGAGCTAATTGGGTttcaatcatcttcaagtgagtataggattgcttgaatccatcctcaaactcaacgttctttttggcttgcgcccccacaaacgactccatgagagcctcaagattagacttgaAAGGCGGGAGTGATGGAGGTGCGttgccataaccactaaggtttggttgatattggttgccaaaggtctTTTGGTCCATTGAATCCGTGAGGTGTAAATTGAGACACACCAAATGGACCTCCCGAATTCATaggataacccccactagaggcacccctatatttcccataagagtagttataaccccctccaccttgatggttgggattataactaccttggttgtattggccttgattgccaaatCCTTGAAGTTGACCATAGGGTGCTTGGCCTTGATAGCCTTacgctctatagccacctcggccttggctatcatacccacttccttggccatagccttggtgggaaCCATACATAGGGGGCCCTCTAGGTTCCCTAGCAAAATTTTGATTATTGGGGTTATCATTTCTAGACCTCTCATTCAAGGCATGAGCATATTCcatatcaaaatcacattcatacgaagggccataatccacaacAGACACATTATGAACCAAGGGGCATGCATTGGGGAAGTGACCATAATCTTGGCAATTATCACAAAAAGAAGTGCCCGGAGGCATAGTGTCATACGAACTAACCTTGCTCTTCCCCTTAGTGAGAAGAGTGGCCGAAGGTGGTGGAATTGTagatggtgatggtggttgcCTTGTTGCTCTTCCCGCAAATGGAGATGGTGGTTGGCTTGGCGTGCTTTCAAGTTTCTCCAACCTCCAGCTAAGCTTCTCAATGATCCTAGCTTGCTCCATAGCATAAACCGATCCTTTACCATCATCATTCCTTCCCTTGCCATCATAGTCCCTCGCACCAATGTCCCAAGCTTGATAATTTTGGACCACTTCCTCAATTATCTCTTCAATTTGATCTTCGGTCTTGTTCATGATGGGACCTCCCGCACCCGCTTCTAGACTTGTCTTTGAACTTGGGCTCAACCCCAAGTAGAAGGTTTGAAGTAACAACCACTTAGGGATCCCATGAtgagggcattccctttggtactctTTGAATCGGTCCCAAGCTTCAAAAAGTGGTTCATCCCTCTTTTTCTCAAAGGATTGAATCGTGTGGCGATATTCCGCCGTCTTTCCATGGGAGTAGAACTTGCTCAAAAAGGCGCTAGTCACTTCATTCCAAGTGCGGAGTGAAtttggcttgacctccttgtcaagccaatcactagctcgccaaaggagagagaaacgatACAATGTCAGCCTCACGTAGTCCGATGTGACaccattgtgcttgattgtgtcacaatagtgctcgaatTGTTTAAGGTGCTCGTGAGGTGACTCGTTGCTCTTCCCACAAACGGGGTGGCTTTGGACCAAgttgatcaaggcgggcttgatctcaaagttgttggCACTCGTTGTGGGTGCTTGGATACCGCATGTTGCTTCAAATGCccccggtattcccaagttcttaaccgggagCGCCATAGTCTCAAAAGCTTGCTCACTCTCTTCTTGCTCACGCCTACACTCAACGATTCGAATCTGTTGTGGCTTGATGAGCTAGACCGAACACGCCTTATTCTCCTaagtgtcctctccaattcaaggtcaagaggatggagggtcATTTGACGAGCACGACCCCTATCAAGCATACTATCTCGAAGAAACGTGAGTATTGCAAAACAAACAAGAATGCAAtgtttttttgtattttctaatgatAAACTAGTCTCAACAAAACCCAATAACAAcgaccgttccccggcaacggcgccattttgatagggtgtttttccttcgttgaatagaaattcacctcaccaaacaaaatttataaaactacTAAACTAACCGGgtatatggactatagcggcaagtatagggatcgtcccatagaaacggtggttatcgaGTTGAGATATtaagctagttcgaacaagaattggtttgaattattttatagggtgtttttccgtcgttgaatagaaattcacctaataaatttttttttataaaaccactaaactaaccggctatatggactatagcggcaagtatagggatcgtcccatagaaacggtggttatcgaGTTGAGATATtaagctagttcgaacaagaattggtttgaattatcactaagaaactaaaactaacAATTAAGCGAGATTGAATCAAGatagggaaacgttagggagtcggggataggctagggaaatcgggggaaattaACTAAACTATCTAGCAATGATGATCATGCAACGACTTGGCAAATAGGCAAATAGGATCAAATGaagaacccgccacctctcggatgggggtacgctaagcgtctaatctacAGAAGAgatttcgcctaatcctagactaaaaaaacttgcatataataggcacaACTATTTCCTTACACAAGATAGgctcacaatctcttgccaaacctaacctaTGCTTCCAATTGAATCTAATCGAAtggcatttgcaactaccactcaattaggcatggatatcctatcacaaaatcatatttaatcacattaatcaatcaacaatcaatcatcaatttcccctaattaagcccctagattctcccctttccctaacctaattctactcactaatcattctaAAAATTAAGAAATCCAATCATTCtaggctagcaagcatgaaattgaaagattagaaagagagaatcaaagagtagaacaaccaattgaacaatcaactaGAAAATTAACAATCAAAGTAACTAAGTCAAGGaaaagaagaattcaagaattaaaggaaataaagaacaatcaacaatcataaCAAGATCAAGAAGTAAGAtattgaattaaattgcaagaaattagaagaagagtttaagaaattacaacttgatgcttcaatggaggagagtttctctctttACAAATTGCTGAAAATCTATATTTGGGGTTCTAAACTGTTAAACTGAAATTCtactataaaataaaaaaatgaaaaatctatttaaaagtttccccaaatagaagccgaaattcgaaaataagcaGCCCGCGCAGCTATTCGGTCGCTGCTCTCTCCTTGCCTCGTCCCGCAGCCCCACAGCGCAGCGCCCTCGCATCGCAGCCCCGCATCGCAGAGCCCCCTTCGTCCCGCCCCGCAGCCCCGCATCGCAGAGCCTCGTGCTCGATGTTGCTGTTGTGTCGAGTTCCCCGCGACAGCCCTCTCTCGTCTCTTGCCCTCGTTGCATGCTGCCGCGCTGCTTGCGTGCTGCGGTGCgtgttgtcgttgttgttgctcgacgcccacacacaacacatcaattgttAATAATCAAAAGTATCATATAATCAATTGTATACTTTTTAAACTTTAATTTCaggtttaaattgttttaattattatgattatttaataaattgagttatttaaattgattagaacggttatgaacaccgtattggtttattatcgtatttaaattaaagagattggttttaatgattgaaattattattttcagatttaatgagtaatgaagtgtcaatttttgaagtcaaaacatggttttatgATAACctattgctagggttttaattctaattgattaagcgattgattcacataatttaatgacgatttaaattatgggaatcaacttaaatttttagattgtttataagctttaaaaagttggtttttaatggttttaaagctaaaaagtcaatgtttttatgttaggacttgagttgactaattgagactattaaattaacgattaacgattgatttctaattaaaatcagggtttagaatcttaaatagtttctggaaatgtagtaaacatggataataatttagtttctcttttgtgtttataggaatTGATTTCTAGTGATTCGTGATTCGCATAGTGGCCCCCGTatttaggtattccaggtacgtacaagactagggtgaccacccatcccttgaggactttgtgaagtgttttgaatgcgaatcatgtgaacttaatgttgggaattcatgtttgatatgtagacaagcatgtgattattattattgaatctatgtgaacgagcatgttatgaattgaaatatgctttatagattctgttgaactatcatgttatggacttttata contains:
- the LOC130461620 gene encoding uncharacterized protein, which encodes MVEEGIVLGHKVSHHGIEVDRAKIEVIEKLPPPVNVKGIRSFLGHAGFYRRFIKDFSLIARPLTNLLQKECDFHFDAACLKAFNTIKVALISTPIVQAPDWLELGSEAPDDVPIEDALRDDTLYMVESSQLPWFVDIVNYLACGAIPDDLTTQGRRKLKYDARRYSWDEPTLLRRCPDGLLRRCVPDEEFPSVLRMCHSSPCGGHMGGDRTASKILQCMLWWPTLFRDAWAFVKSCDRCQRTGNISKRHEMPQNPILELEVLDVWGIDFMGPFPSSYGNLYILVAVDYVSKWAEAIASPTNDHKVVINLFKKIIFSRFGVPRALIRYGGSHFSHGKFKALLRKYGVHHKNDFQNADWDDSLQTFYGKNCHLPVELEHKAMWAIKTLNFELTSAGERRLLDLHELEELRMNAYYSQSIYKTRSKQYHDAKIEKREFKEGEKVFLYKSRLKLFPGKLISRWSGPFDVVRVFPHGAIEIRNDDSGSFKVNGNRLKHYYLGDSIGFFAFLDLKDPP
- the LOC130461621 gene encoding uncharacterized protein gives rise to the protein MIETQLAQLANTIKEHHVHASLSPQSQVPKQMNAIVTRSGRILDDVPRDNKVYKSNGKDQEGVVESIDNDVVEEEPPMDDVGDTPIPEEATLLPLPTPKLPYPQRFIRHKLDVQFSKFLDVLRKLHITIPFTNALKQMPTYSRFLKEILSGKRDCDVKEIVKLTENCSAIILNQMPPKLKDPSSFSIPCAIKTLEISNALCDLGASVSLMPYSVYTKLEVGYLIPTNITLQLADRSVKYPIGKIEDVPLRVGGFVIPVNFVVLDIDERACPHYSWSPIFGHGGGYY